In one window of Oscillospiraceae bacterium DNA:
- the topA gene encoding type I DNA topoisomerase produces the protein MKKTLVIVESPAKANTIKNYLGSGYKVVASKGHLRDLPKSTFGIDIENNYEPKYINIRGKGSLINELKKEAKTSQQVFLATDPDREGEAISWHLAQMLGLDIEKPNRVTFNEITKNAVRSAIASPQAINMDKVNSQQARRIVDRIVGYKLSPLLWKKVRNGLSAGRVQSVATKMIVEREEEIAAFVREEYWTIDAKFLSSSQKSFKAYFYGNRAGKTELADKQAADKVLNALDGAAFHVDHIKKSKKTKNPPAPFITSQLQQDAYRRLNFQSIRTMRIAQELYEGIVIGNKGEQGLITYMRTDSTRISDEAQAAAKSYIVSNYGENYYPSVPNEYKSKKKVQDAHEAIRPADVNLRPDDIKPFLTNEQYKLYKLIWERFIASQMSPALYDTLSVDIVSDTKDEYVFRASGDTLKFAGFTTIYKESTDNDEPKQEKASKIPALSDGEPVTLEAFEPAQNFTQPPQRYTEATLIKAMEEKGIGRPSTYSPTLSTIISRGYAEREGKFLKPKPLGTVTTDIMRDNFATVVDYKFTANMEDDLDAIENGEKDYKKIVDEFYGEFNTLLKKAESTLQKEEIDVPVEKLDVKCEKCGGDMVIKRGRFGRFAACANYPQCRNTKPLDKTGNIVAQEPPKPVEGMKCPECGSDVFLRSGAYGEYYACAKYPECKYTKQIQKKIGVKCPKCGGDIVEKRGKKKIFYGCDNYPNCDFSTWNMPTDKKCPECGSIMALHKYKAGDKLVCINTECGHKEDAAVNS, from the coding sequence ATGAAAAAAACACTGGTAATCGTGGAGTCTCCCGCTAAAGCAAATACAATTAAAAACTATCTCGGCTCCGGCTATAAGGTCGTTGCCTCCAAAGGACATTTGCGCGACCTGCCAAAAAGCACATTTGGCATAGATATAGAGAATAATTATGAGCCCAAGTATATAAATATCCGCGGAAAAGGTTCGTTGATTAATGAATTGAAAAAGGAAGCAAAGACCTCTCAGCAGGTTTTCCTTGCAACTGACCCTGACCGCGAGGGAGAGGCTATTTCCTGGCATCTTGCGCAGATGCTGGGACTTGATATCGAAAAGCCCAACAGAGTAACCTTTAATGAAATTACAAAAAATGCCGTGCGTTCTGCAATAGCATCTCCCCAGGCAATAAACATGGATAAAGTAAATTCACAGCAGGCGCGCCGAATTGTGGACAGAATTGTGGGCTATAAACTCAGTCCACTTTTGTGGAAAAAGGTCAGAAACGGGCTTTCTGCAGGACGTGTTCAGTCCGTTGCTACAAAAATGATTGTTGAGCGTGAGGAAGAAATAGCCGCTTTCGTGAGGGAAGAGTATTGGACCATTGATGCAAAATTCCTTTCGTCTTCACAGAAATCTTTCAAGGCTTATTTTTACGGCAACCGTGCGGGAAAAACAGAGCTTGCCGACAAACAGGCGGCAGATAAAGTTCTGAATGCGCTTGATGGTGCGGCTTTCCATGTGGATCATATCAAGAAGAGCAAAAAAACAAAAAATCCTCCCGCACCGTTTATCACATCACAGCTTCAGCAGGATGCATACCGCCGTCTTAATTTCCAGAGTATACGCACTATGCGTATTGCCCAGGAACTTTACGAAGGTATTGTTATCGGAAATAAGGGCGAACAAGGTCTTATTACCTATATGAGAACCGACTCCACGCGCATCTCCGACGAGGCGCAGGCGGCGGCAAAAAGCTATATAGTTTCTAACTATGGTGAGAATTACTATCCTTCTGTTCCCAATGAGTACAAGAGCAAAAAGAAGGTTCAGGATGCTCACGAAGCTATCCGTCCGGCAGATGTAAATCTCCGCCCCGACGATATAAAGCCTTTTCTTACCAATGAGCAGTACAAGCTGTATAAGCTTATCTGGGAACGCTTTATAGCCAGCCAGATGTCACCTGCGCTGTATGACACACTCAGTGTTGATATAGTTTCCGATACCAAGGATGAATATGTATTCCGCGCGTCGGGAGACACACTGAAATTTGCCGGCTTTACCACTATATATAAGGAATCTACCGACAACGATGAGCCAAAGCAGGAAAAAGCATCAAAAATTCCCGCACTTTCCGACGGAGAGCCTGTAACACTGGAAGCCTTTGAGCCGGCACAGAACTTTACTCAACCACCTCAGAGGTATACAGAAGCAACCCTCATAAAGGCGATGGAGGAAAAGGGGATAGGACGTCCCAGCACTTATTCTCCCACGCTTTCCACAATAATTTCCAGAGGATATGCCGAACGTGAGGGTAAGTTCCTTAAGCCCAAGCCGTTGGGTACCGTTACCACTGATATTATGCGCGATAATTTTGCCACTGTTGTGGATTATAAATTCACCGCAAATATGGAAGATGACCTGGATGCCATAGAAAACGGTGAGAAGGATTACAAGAAAATAGTTGATGAGTTTTACGGCGAATTCAACACACTTCTGAAAAAAGCAGAATCTACGCTTCAGAAAGAAGAAATCGACGTTCCGGTTGAAAAGCTTGATGTCAAATGTGAAAAATGCGGTGGGGATATGGTTATAAAGCGCGGTCGCTTCGGTCGTTTTGCCGCTTGTGCCAACTATCCTCAGTGCCGTAACACCAAGCCGCTTGACAAAACGGGCAATATTGTTGCTCAGGAGCCTCCAAAGCCGGTAGAGGGCATGAAATGCCCCGAATGCGGTTCTGACGTATTCCTCAGAAGCGGTGCATACGGCGAATATTATGCCTGTGCAAAATACCCCGAATGTAAATACACAAAGCAGATTCAGAAAAAAATAGGAGTCAAATGTCCCAAATGCGGCGGTGACATTGTTGAAAAGCGAGGCAAAAAGAAAATATTCTACGGTTGTGACAATTATCCTAATTGTGATTTTTCCACATGGAATATGCCTACCGACAAAAAATGTCCCGAATGCGGAAGCATTATGGCGCTTCACAAGTATAAAGCCGGCGACAAACTTGTTTGCATAAACACAGAGTGCGGACATAAAGAAGATGCCGCTGTTAACAGCTGA
- a CDS encoding methylenetetrahydrofolate--tRNA-(uracil(54)-C(5))-methyltransferase (FADH(2)-oxidizing) TrmFO: MINVIGAGLAGCEAAWQAAKRGCEVRLIEMKPHKFTPAHHSEGFAELVCSNSLRSNQLENAVGLLKEEMRLLGSLIIESAYANIVPAGSALAVDRTAFSEYITEKIKNHPLIHVEQREITDLGEFSDEITVVATGPLTSDALFDNLKQLLGLEYLSFFDAAAPIVEFSSIDTEKAFFASRYDKGDADYINCPMTKEQYEAFYNELINAQTAQLKDFDNKVFEGCMPVEVMAKRGIETLLFGPLKPVGLIDPKTGKEAYATVQLRCDNKAKTMYNIVGFQTHLTFGEQKRVFSMIPGLENANFLRYGVMHRNTFINSPKLMSHFYSLKNNPRLFFAGQMTGVEGYVESASSGLMAGINAACLENGQPQTAFGNMTAIGALAEYICDESVREFQPMNVNFGIMALPETKIRGGKKAKNAYLAERALNIIRSYADENNC; the protein is encoded by the coding sequence ATGATTAATGTTATAGGAGCAGGTCTTGCGGGCTGTGAGGCAGCATGGCAGGCGGCAAAGCGCGGATGCGAGGTTCGCCTTATAGAAATGAAGCCGCATAAGTTCACTCCCGCTCACCACAGTGAAGGATTTGCTGAGCTTGTCTGTTCAAATTCACTAAGGTCAAACCAGCTTGAAAATGCAGTGGGACTTCTTAAAGAAGAAATGCGCCTTCTGGGCTCTCTGATAATAGAATCTGCTTATGCCAATATTGTCCCGGCAGGCAGTGCATTAGCGGTGGACAGAACAGCTTTTTCAGAGTACATCACCGAAAAGATTAAGAATCATCCGCTGATACATGTTGAACAGCGGGAAATAACCGACCTTGGCGAGTTTTCGGATGAAATTACCGTTGTTGCTACCGGACCGTTGACATCCGATGCACTTTTTGATAATCTCAAACAGCTTCTCGGTCTTGAATATCTTTCTTTTTTTGATGCGGCGGCACCCATAGTGGAGTTTTCCAGCATCGATACCGAAAAAGCATTTTTTGCCTCCCGATACGATAAGGGGGATGCGGACTATATAAACTGCCCCATGACCAAGGAGCAGTATGAGGCTTTTTACAACGAGCTTATAAACGCTCAGACGGCACAGCTCAAGGATTTTGACAATAAAGTGTTCGAGGGATGCATGCCTGTTGAGGTCATGGCAAAACGGGGAATAGAAACTCTTCTCTTCGGACCGCTGAAGCCGGTGGGACTTATCGATCCCAAAACCGGAAAAGAAGCATATGCCACCGTGCAGCTCAGATGTGACAATAAAGCAAAGACAATGTACAATATTGTGGGCTTCCAGACACATTTGACCTTTGGTGAGCAAAAGAGGGTTTTCTCTATGATACCCGGCCTCGAAAACGCCAATTTCCTGCGTTACGGAGTAATGCACCGCAATACATTCATAAATTCACCAAAGCTTATGTCTCATTTCTATTCATTGAAGAATAACCCACGTCTGTTTTTTGCAGGTCAGATGACAGGTGTGGAAGGATATGTCGAATCCGCCTCGTCCGGGCTTATGGCGGGTATAAATGCCGCTTGCCTCGAAAACGGACAGCCTCAGACAGCGTTCGGTAACATGACTGCAATAGGTGCGCTTGCCGAATACATTTGCGATGAGAGTGTAAGAGAATTCCAGCCCATGAACGTGAATTTCGGTATAATGGCATTGCCGGAAACCAAAATACGCGGCGGCAAAAAAGCCAAAAATGCTTATCTTGCCGAACGGGCACTGAATATTATAAGGAGCTATGCAGATGAAAATAATTGTTGA
- the plsX gene encoding phosphate acyltransferase PlsX, with the protein MKIIVDAMSGDNAPVEIIKGAVQAHAELGVNIILVGDTDTVNRVMSENSLSYDGIEICHSEGVITMEDNPICVIKSKKESSMAKAFTLLRDGAGDAVVSAGNTGAILTGASLILKKIKGIKRAAIGTIIPLDNPMLLLDSGANTDNQPEYLQQFAVMGYIYMKNIFGLEAPRVGLINNGTEETKGTEAYVKAHELLKETEGINFIGNIEGRDIPSGVCDVIVADGFTGNIILKLCEGFGSYMSRTLKGIFKESVITKLGAFMVLPQVKALKKKLDHTEYGGAPLLGVSAPVIKAHGSSNAKAFKNAVKQAKIFAETGITQEIINAMAKK; encoded by the coding sequence ATGAAAATAATTGTTGATGCAATGAGCGGAGATAACGCTCCTGTTGAAATAATCAAAGGCGCAGTTCAGGCTCATGCCGAGCTGGGGGTTAATATTATTCTTGTTGGAGACACAGATACCGTAAATAGAGTAATGTCGGAAAATTCCCTTTCCTACGACGGCATTGAAATCTGTCATTCTGAAGGTGTTATCACTATGGAGGATAACCCTATATGTGTTATAAAAAGTAAAAAAGAATCTTCCATGGCAAAAGCATTTACTCTGCTTCGCGACGGTGCGGGTGATGCGGTGGTGTCCGCCGGTAATACCGGTGCGATACTTACAGGCGCAAGCCTTATTCTTAAAAAGATTAAAGGCATAAAGCGTGCCGCCATCGGAACAATAATTCCGCTTGACAATCCCATGCTGCTTTTGGACAGCGGTGCAAATACGGACAATCAGCCTGAATATCTTCAGCAGTTTGCCGTGATGGGATATATCTACATGAAGAACATTTTCGGACTTGAAGCTCCACGCGTAGGGCTTATCAATAATGGTACCGAGGAAACCAAAGGTACCGAAGCGTATGTAAAGGCTCATGAACTGCTCAAGGAAACTGAGGGTATCAATTTCATCGGAAACATAGAGGGCAGAGATATCCCGTCAGGTGTATGCGACGTTATTGTGGCAGACGGTTTTACGGGTAACATCATACTTAAGCTTTGCGAGGGCTTCGGTTCGTATATGTCCCGTACTCTCAAGGGTATTTTCAAAGAGAGCGTTATTACAAAGCTGGGGGCATTTATGGTTCTGCCTCAGGTGAAAGCTCTTAAAAAGAAATTGGATCACACCGAATACGGCGGAGCACCGCTTCTGGGCGTGTCGGCACCCGTCATAAAGGCTCACGGCTCATCAAATGCAAAGGCGTTCAAAAACGCCGTGAAGCAGGCAAAAATATTTGCCGAAACAGGCATAACTCAGGAAATAATAAACGCTATGGCGAAAAAATAA
- the rnc gene encoding ribonuclease III, which translates to MEYPVSFTQKTQELQNAVGYTFKNPVYMYEALTHSSFSNEQKSRHKDYPCNERLEFLGDSVLSFVVSDYIFNGIGRYQEGDLTKIRSAAVCEDACFEYAKKFELGKYMLLGKGEENAGGRERKSILADAFEAFLAAVFMDGGIEPAREFLLPYIKKSVNRIISNGNLRDYKTLLQQFVQQNKGDILEYRPIGESGPDHNKVFEVEVSVNNNVIGKGKGSSKREAEQSAARAALELFGQATND; encoded by the coding sequence ATGGAATATCCCGTAAGCTTTACACAAAAAACACAGGAATTGCAGAATGCAGTAGGGTACACGTTCAAAAATCCCGTATATATGTATGAGGCGCTGACTCACTCATCGTTTTCGAATGAGCAAAAGAGCCGTCATAAGGATTACCCTTGTAATGAACGTCTGGAGTTTTTGGGGGATTCGGTGCTGTCCTTTGTGGTATCGGATTATATTTTCAACGGCATTGGCAGATACCAGGAGGGCGACCTTACCAAAATACGCTCTGCGGCAGTATGTGAGGATGCTTGTTTTGAATATGCAAAAAAGTTTGAGCTCGGAAAATATATGCTTTTGGGAAAAGGCGAGGAAAACGCGGGCGGCAGAGAGCGCAAATCCATTCTTGCCGATGCGTTCGAGGCTTTTTTGGCGGCTGTTTTTATGGATGGCGGTATCGAGCCGGCACGTGAATTTCTACTGCCTTATATCAAAAAAAGCGTTAACCGTATAATTTCAAACGGCAACCTCAGAGACTATAAGACACTTCTTCAACAGTTTGTTCAGCAGAATAAAGGCGACATTCTGGAGTACCGTCCGATAGGCGAAAGCGGTCCCGACCACAACAAGGTTTTTGAGGTGGAGGTCAGCGTGAATAATAATGTTATCGGCAAGGGCAAGGGTTCTTCCAAACGCGAGGCAGAGCAGTCTGCGGCAAGAGCTGCACTTGAACTGTTCGGGCAGGCGACCAATGATTAA